From one Pseudopipra pipra isolate bDixPip1 chromosome 2, bDixPip1.hap1, whole genome shotgun sequence genomic stretch:
- the TFDP1 gene encoding transcription factor Dp-1 isoform X1, producing the protein MAKDAGLIEANGELKVFIDQNLSPGKGVVSLLAVHPSTVNTIGKQLLPKTFGQSNVNIAQQVVIGTPQRPSAQNTILVGSPHTPNTHFASQNQTGDSSPWSAGKRNKKGEKNGKGLRHFSMKVCEKVQRKGTTSYNEVADELVAEFTTTDNHISPNESQAYDQKNIRRRVYDALNVLMAMNIISKEKKEIKWIGLPTNSAQECQNLEVEKQRRIERIKQKQSQLQELILQQIAFKNLVQRNRQAEQQANRPPPSNSVIHLPFIIVNTSKKTVIDCSISNDKFEYLFNFDNTFEIHDDIEVLKRMGMACGLESGSCSAEDLKIARSLVPKALEPYVTEMAQGSISSVYVTSSGSASNGTRFSASDFSNGGDGMLATSSNGSQYSGSRVETPVSYVGDDDDDDDDFNENDDDD; encoded by the exons GCTGGACTAATTGAAGCCAATGGAGAGCTTAAGGTGTTTATAGACCAAAACCTAAGTCCTGGAAAAG GTGTTGTTTCTCTATTGGCTGTTCATCCTTCTACAGTAAATACGATTGGAAAACAGCTCCTGCCAAAAACATTCGGACAGTCTAATGTCAACATTGCACAACAAGTG GTAATCGGTACACCTCAGAGACCTTCAGCGCAAAATACTATCCTGGTAGGAAGTCCACACACACCTAACACACATTTTGCATCACAGAACCAGACGGGAGATTCTTCACCTTGGTCTGCTGG GAAGCGGAACAAAAAGGGCGAGAAGAATGGCAAGGGTTTACGTCATTTCTCTATGAAGGTTTGTGAGAAGGTACAAAGAAAAGGAACCACCTCATACAATGAGGTGGCAGACGAGTTGGTTGCAGAATTCACGACCACCGATAATCACATTTCACCAAATGAATCA CAGGCTTACGACCAGAAGAATATTAGACGACGTGTCTATGATGCCTTAAATGTCCTTATGGCCATGAACATTATCTCtaaggagaagaaggaaatcAAATGGATCGGTCTACCTACTAACTCGGCTCAGGAATGTCAGAATTTAGAG gtggagaaacagagaagaaTTGAAAGAATAAAGCAAAAACAGTCTCAACTACAAGAACTCATTCTACAG CAAATTGCCTTTAAGAACCTCGTTCAGCGAAATCGTCAAGCGGAACAACAGGCAAATCGACCGCCACCTTCCAATTCTGTCATCCATTTGCCATTTATCATTGTGAACACCAGCAAGAAGACAGTGATTGACTGCAGTATTTCAAACGACAA GTTTGAATATCTATTTAATTTTGACAATACTTTTGAAATTCATGATGATATAGAAGTACTAAAACGAATGGGAATGGCTTGTGGGCTAGAATCTGGAAGCTGTTCAGCAGAGGACCTAAAAATTGCAAGGAGTTTGGTTCCTAAAGCTCTGGAACCCTATGTGACAG AAATGGCTCAGGGATCAATCAGCAGTGTATATGTCACATCATCAGGTTCTGCATCAAATGGCACAAGATTTTCAGCCAG tgactTTTCCAATGGTGGAGATGGGATGTTGGCTACAAGTTCCAATGGATCTCAGTACAGTGGCTCCAGAGTTGAAACACCAGTTTCTTATGTTGGGGAtgacgatgatgatgatgacgattttaatgaaaatgatgATGACGACTGA
- the TFDP1 gene encoding transcription factor Dp-1 isoform X2 — protein MAKDAGLIEANGELKVFIDQNLSPGKGVVSLLAVHPSTVNTIGKQLLPKTFGQSNVNIAQQVVIGTPQRPSAQNTILVGSPHTPNTHFASQNQTGDSSPWSAGKRNKKGEKNGKGLRHFSMKVCEKVQRKGTTSYNEVADELVAEFTTTDNHISPNESAYDQKNIRRRVYDALNVLMAMNIISKEKKEIKWIGLPTNSAQECQNLEVEKQRRIERIKQKQSQLQELILQQIAFKNLVQRNRQAEQQANRPPPSNSVIHLPFIIVNTSKKTVIDCSISNDKFEYLFNFDNTFEIHDDIEVLKRMGMACGLESGSCSAEDLKIARSLVPKALEPYVTEMAQGSISSVYVTSSGSASNGTRFSASDFSNGGDGMLATSSNGSQYSGSRVETPVSYVGDDDDDDDDFNENDDDD, from the exons GCTGGACTAATTGAAGCCAATGGAGAGCTTAAGGTGTTTATAGACCAAAACCTAAGTCCTGGAAAAG GTGTTGTTTCTCTATTGGCTGTTCATCCTTCTACAGTAAATACGATTGGAAAACAGCTCCTGCCAAAAACATTCGGACAGTCTAATGTCAACATTGCACAACAAGTG GTAATCGGTACACCTCAGAGACCTTCAGCGCAAAATACTATCCTGGTAGGAAGTCCACACACACCTAACACACATTTTGCATCACAGAACCAGACGGGAGATTCTTCACCTTGGTCTGCTGG GAAGCGGAACAAAAAGGGCGAGAAGAATGGCAAGGGTTTACGTCATTTCTCTATGAAGGTTTGTGAGAAGGTACAAAGAAAAGGAACCACCTCATACAATGAGGTGGCAGACGAGTTGGTTGCAGAATTCACGACCACCGATAATCACATTTCACCAAATGAATCA GCTTACGACCAGAAGAATATTAGACGACGTGTCTATGATGCCTTAAATGTCCTTATGGCCATGAACATTATCTCtaaggagaagaaggaaatcAAATGGATCGGTCTACCTACTAACTCGGCTCAGGAATGTCAGAATTTAGAG gtggagaaacagagaagaaTTGAAAGAATAAAGCAAAAACAGTCTCAACTACAAGAACTCATTCTACAG CAAATTGCCTTTAAGAACCTCGTTCAGCGAAATCGTCAAGCGGAACAACAGGCAAATCGACCGCCACCTTCCAATTCTGTCATCCATTTGCCATTTATCATTGTGAACACCAGCAAGAAGACAGTGATTGACTGCAGTATTTCAAACGACAA GTTTGAATATCTATTTAATTTTGACAATACTTTTGAAATTCATGATGATATAGAAGTACTAAAACGAATGGGAATGGCTTGTGGGCTAGAATCTGGAAGCTGTTCAGCAGAGGACCTAAAAATTGCAAGGAGTTTGGTTCCTAAAGCTCTGGAACCCTATGTGACAG AAATGGCTCAGGGATCAATCAGCAGTGTATATGTCACATCATCAGGTTCTGCATCAAATGGCACAAGATTTTCAGCCAG tgactTTTCCAATGGTGGAGATGGGATGTTGGCTACAAGTTCCAATGGATCTCAGTACAGTGGCTCCAGAGTTGAAACACCAGTTTCTTATGTTGGGGAtgacgatgatgatgatgacgattttaatgaaaatgatgATGACGACTGA